From the genome of Perca flavescens isolate YP-PL-M2 chromosome 12, PFLA_1.0, whole genome shotgun sequence, one region includes:
- the ackr4a gene encoding atypical chemokine receptor 4 isoform X1, producing MFTQVKVQMDENQKILKVPKFYLISMDVSEENDYYYHDNISLNFSYDDYPALCEKGDVRSFAALFLPIMYTMCLVVGLAGNGLVVGVYAYHKRLKTMTDAFLTHLAVADLLLLFTLPFWAADATRGWELGEAICKIVSACYTVNFTCCMLLLACISLDRYLALARAQGKDQSWRLQRIFTRRHCWKMCLVVWATAFVLGLPDLILSEVRWASNRSVCLPIYPPSMARGGKAALEIAEVLLGFLLPFLVMVMCYWSVGRALKGLPVESRGKKWKAIRVLLIVVGVFVVTQLPYNVLKVYRAMDSVYALVTHCGTSKVLDQATQVTESLALTHCCLNPILYAFVGSSFRQHMMKVAKKFGEKRRKRRENPAGEEMEMSFNSHSASQETNTFSI from the exons atgtttactcaagtaaaagtacaaatggATGAGAATCAGAAGAtccttaaagtaccaaaa TTTTATCTGATCAGCATGGATGTCTCAGAGGAGAATGACTACTACTACCATGACAACATCAGCCTCAACTTCAGCTACGATGACTACCCGGCCCTCTGTGAAAAGGGTGACGTTCGTTCCTTCGCAGCCCTCTTCCTCCCCATCATGTATACGATGTGTCTGGTGGTGGGACTGGCAGGGAACGGCTTAGTCGTGGGAGTCTACGCCTACCACAAGCGCCTCAAGACCATGACGGATGCTTTCCTGACCCACCTGGCTGTGGCTGACCTGCTCCTGCTCTTCACGCTGCCTTTCTGGGCTGCTGATGCGACCAGGGGCTGGGAGCTGGGCGAGGCCATCTGTAAGATCGTGTCTGCCTGCTACACGGTCAACTTCACCTGCTGCATGCTGCTGCTGGCCTGCATCAGCCTGGATCGTTACTTGGCGCTGGCCAGGGCGCAAGGTAAAGACCAAAGTTGGCGCTTGCAGAGGATATTCACCAGGAGACACTGCTGGAAGATGTGTTTAGTTGTGTGGGCGACAGCTTTCGTCCTTGGTCTTCCAGATTTAATACTCTCAGAAGTGAGATGGGCATCTAATAGGAGCGTCTGTCTACCTATCTACCCTCCATCAATGGCTCGAGGGGGGAAAGCTGCTCTGGAGATAGCAGAGGTGCTGCTGGGATTCCTGCTTCCATTCCTGGTTATGGTGATGTGTTACTGGAGCGTGGGCCGAGCACTAAAGGGCCTCCCTGTGGAGAGCAGAGGGAAGAAGTGGAAAGCTATACGTGTCCTCCTAATAGTAGTGGGGGTGTTTGTGGTCACTCAACTGCCTTATAACGTGTTGAAGGTCTACCGGGCGATGGACTCAGTCTACGCATTAGTGACCCACTGTGGGACGAGTAAAGTGTTGGATCAGGCAACTCAGGTGACGGAGAGCTTGGCCCTCACTCACTGCTGCCTCAACCCGATCCTCTACGCCTTCGTGGGGTCATCTTTCAGGCAGCACATGATGAAAGTGGCCAAGAAATTTGGcgagaagagaagaaagagaagggaaAATCCTGCAGGGGAAGAGATGGAGATGTCATTTAACTCCCACAGTGCATCCCAAGagacaaacacattttcaatatga
- the ackr4a gene encoding atypical chemokine receptor 4 isoform X2, with product MDVSEENDYYYHDNISLNFSYDDYPALCEKGDVRSFAALFLPIMYTMCLVVGLAGNGLVVGVYAYHKRLKTMTDAFLTHLAVADLLLLFTLPFWAADATRGWELGEAICKIVSACYTVNFTCCMLLLACISLDRYLALARAQGKDQSWRLQRIFTRRHCWKMCLVVWATAFVLGLPDLILSEVRWASNRSVCLPIYPPSMARGGKAALEIAEVLLGFLLPFLVMVMCYWSVGRALKGLPVESRGKKWKAIRVLLIVVGVFVVTQLPYNVLKVYRAMDSVYALVTHCGTSKVLDQATQVTESLALTHCCLNPILYAFVGSSFRQHMMKVAKKFGEKRRKRRENPAGEEMEMSFNSHSASQETNTFSI from the coding sequence ATGGATGTCTCAGAGGAGAATGACTACTACTACCATGACAACATCAGCCTCAACTTCAGCTACGATGACTACCCGGCCCTCTGTGAAAAGGGTGACGTTCGTTCCTTCGCAGCCCTCTTCCTCCCCATCATGTATACGATGTGTCTGGTGGTGGGACTGGCAGGGAACGGCTTAGTCGTGGGAGTCTACGCCTACCACAAGCGCCTCAAGACCATGACGGATGCTTTCCTGACCCACCTGGCTGTGGCTGACCTGCTCCTGCTCTTCACGCTGCCTTTCTGGGCTGCTGATGCGACCAGGGGCTGGGAGCTGGGCGAGGCCATCTGTAAGATCGTGTCTGCCTGCTACACGGTCAACTTCACCTGCTGCATGCTGCTGCTGGCCTGCATCAGCCTGGATCGTTACTTGGCGCTGGCCAGGGCGCAAGGTAAAGACCAAAGTTGGCGCTTGCAGAGGATATTCACCAGGAGACACTGCTGGAAGATGTGTTTAGTTGTGTGGGCGACAGCTTTCGTCCTTGGTCTTCCAGATTTAATACTCTCAGAAGTGAGATGGGCATCTAATAGGAGCGTCTGTCTACCTATCTACCCTCCATCAATGGCTCGAGGGGGGAAAGCTGCTCTGGAGATAGCAGAGGTGCTGCTGGGATTCCTGCTTCCATTCCTGGTTATGGTGATGTGTTACTGGAGCGTGGGCCGAGCACTAAAGGGCCTCCCTGTGGAGAGCAGAGGGAAGAAGTGGAAAGCTATACGTGTCCTCCTAATAGTAGTGGGGGTGTTTGTGGTCACTCAACTGCCTTATAACGTGTTGAAGGTCTACCGGGCGATGGACTCAGTCTACGCATTAGTGACCCACTGTGGGACGAGTAAAGTGTTGGATCAGGCAACTCAGGTGACGGAGAGCTTGGCCCTCACTCACTGCTGCCTCAACCCGATCCTCTACGCCTTCGTGGGGTCATCTTTCAGGCAGCACATGATGAAAGTGGCCAAGAAATTTGGcgagaagagaagaaagagaagggaaAATCCTGCAGGGGAAGAGATGGAGATGTCATTTAACTCCCACAGTGCATCCCAAGagacaaacacattttcaatatga